The genomic DNA tcagaccagagatcagttcagatcagGCAAAGCAGAGTTCAGTCTAGTCAAAAGCCTGATCGAGCGACCGAACTagaagatcgatcgaccgatccagaagatcggtcgaccgatccagaagatcggtcgaccaaactatagtgactcagcaagccagttcatcagcaccgaatcagcaagcaaaggaaagaaaggctgatcgatcgaccgaaccagaggatcggtcgaccgatccaatcagcattaaagggtgatcttggcagatttcagcgaacaagggaaaaccttgttcggtcgaccgataaaagggttcggtcgaccgaaccattgaaggccagttaatgcagaatttacgagccaacgtcagactccagctgtgggtgagcggagctggttcgatcgaccgaactgagggatcggtcgaccgaacctcagtccacctataaattcagactcgaagacagaggcaaaaaaaaaaaagaactttcTGATCACAAGTTACTACTCTGCGAGCGACTCATCTTCAGTGCAAAGCTACGTCATTTGGAAGAACCGACCTACACTACATCTTCCATTCatttgtcggtatacttgttttttgttttatacttaattgctaataagatagtagatttgttactatcttattctattgtacttgtacgatctgcttctctccgaggagttcgaagagaagggttttagtgttttgcccattggtgcggtcaaggaccgcgagccttcgagtaggagtcgatttaggctccgaacgaagtaaacgattgtgtctcctttcttattttccgctgcacaattctgacttaaaaagaaaagaataattttataaagaagcgatattcacccccccccccctccccctccccctctatcgcgctactcgatcctatcattAACGACTTAGGGCTTACCCCCACCATGAGCCTAATGCTTAAATGTATCTGTATTTATCTTCCTCTATATCTACAGAGCTGACACTAGTGGAGCCATTAAGGTAGTGAATCAAACTTTTTTTAATGTGTACTTTAACACATATACATTATGTTATATATGCTGATGCGGTGAATAGAAGTGGAGCTCAGGTGGTTAACGGGGTAGTACGAGTGTTAGTCAAAGTTAAAAAAAGGTTATAAAATTTGAATAATTGGTTTAGCAGGACCTCCTTCTCCCGATTGATTTCTGACGATGGGACATACTTTCAACCTCACTCCTAGCTCTATTGGACCTGCACAAGGCCATCGGATAGGCTCTCCATGGATCCCACTCCCTGCTTTACTAGACCCACACGAGACTCCGCTCTTCATTCTCTCTCGATCGATTTCCACCAATCGGATAGGCTCTCTATAAGCTCCACTCCTAGTTCTGTCGGACCCGGACGGGGTTTTGTTCCCTGTTCTCTCTTGATTGGTTTATAGAGAGTCTATCCGATTGCCAATCAGACAAGTTCTCTACAGGCCCCACTCACAACTTTACCAGGCCAGCACGGGGCTCTACTCCCCATCCTCTCTTGTTCGACCTTTACCGATCAAGTAAACTCTCTATCGGTCTCACTTCTGGCTCTATCAAATCCGCACGAGACTTTGCTCGCCGTTTTACGCTCACATCTCATATTTTCTTCCATTTGGTGCACCACTGCTTTGTTTCCGTTGTTTTTTGACTTGATCATTAGAATAACTACGTCAGAGACCCCTCGACCTCCTTTTGCTAGTGATTACAGGCGATTTCCGGAGTTCTTGAGTCAAGGTCTCATTCATAGTTAGTATTCCAGCCCGTTCACCTTCAATCCGCTCTCCACCGCTTTACCTTAATTCAGTCCACTCTCCACCGCTTCCCGACAAGATCATACACGATGTCCAAGCATGAATACAACACATTTTGAGAAACAATAGTTTTACACATTATAATTGCATTGCTCACAATTCAAGATGAATACAAATTTCAAGTGGACAATACACCATTAGTTTTTTATGCCTCAATGTGAATCAAGGAACCTGGGACATGATCGATCACTCAGTCGATCGGTTTGAAAGGAAGAATGcctgaattatcaaaaaaaaaaaaaaaaaaaaaaaatgaagccaTGAAACACACCACGAGTAACCTATTGATTTAACCAAAACACAAAATGAAACGTGAATCATTAATTGACGTGCGCATGAAGAAGATCCTTTAATTTGGTTCTTTAATATTTCAGAATTAGAGGTCGAATCATCACATTGTCTTCATGATCAAGAATCTGCATGCACAAATCAATAGTAATTCCTATAACTGATATAATTATGATGAATGTGATCTGAATTTGATTCCTTACATGGCAATGGTAGACGTAACCTGGCTCACCCGTGGCATCGAAAGGGTAGGGTTCGTCCCTATCGATGAGCTTGAACTGCACGACGATGGTGGTCATGCTCCCCGGTGCAATCTTCACGATGTTCTTCCACGTTCTCTCGTGCTCCGGCACCGCCGTCACCGGCCCCGTTGCGTGCTTCTTCACGTCGCACTTCACCGCGTCGTTCTTCTCCCGCATGCACGCCTTGAATGCCTCCAGCGCCACCAGCCCTCTCACCCTCGCCGCCTGAAATGTGGCGAGGTGCAAGTGCAGCGGGTGGTTGTCCTCGGTCAGGTTGATCACCTGCCACACCTCCGTGCTTCCCGGCCTCGGCGTCTCCGTCGCCGGGTCCTCCAATCTTTTTCCGTTGATGTACAGGTGGGTCGGCTCGCCCGACGCCATCTGGTATTCATACAACACGATGTACCTCTTTTTTATGGCGTCCTTCACGTTGGCCACTGGGTAATCGACTAACTTTGCCGGAATCCTTGAGTCGTCAGCAGTCTTCTTCGGCGAGATGACGAATTTCATAAtcttaaaagagataaaatagaattatcaaaattgatcggatgaaattatcaaattcagagaataattataataaaattattagaataatttaaaCCTTGCTGCTGTGCATGTTGGGCGGGTCGCCGCCAGGGAATGGATACGGCGCGCTGTTGGTCAGCCGGACGGCGGAGGTCTCCGACTTCGCAAAGTCGATGACTACGTCGTAAATCTCGGCCGGTGCGATGAGGATGCTGGGGGCCGTGACAGGCTTGTTGTGGTAAGTGACGTCGGAGCCGATGACGGTGAAGGGGAGGCCGTCGGAGAGGGAGAGATTGAAGTAGCGTGCGTTGCTGCTGTTGAGGATGCGGAAGCGGTACTTTCGGCGGAGGACGGCGAGGTAGGGCCAGGCCTTGCCGTTGACGACGATGACCTCGCCGAAGTACTCCGGCTGCCACTCCGGGTGCACGGAGGGAACGTTGCCCGTGTAGTTCATGTAGAGGGAGCCGTCCTCGTAGAAGCTGCGGTCACTAATGACGAGGTGGCGGTCGAAGTGGCGGCCGGAGGGGAGGCCGAAGGGGGTCTCCACCGGGAGGTTACGAATGGTGTAGGTGCCGACGAGGCCGGCGAGTATGTTGGCGCGGGTGAGGCCGAGGGCGTGATCGTGGTACCAGAGGTTGCCCGGGTGCTGCACGTTGGGGTAGTGGTACGTGGCCTCCGACCACGCGGGGCCCGCCTCGCGGAAGCCGGAGGTGAACCAGGCGAAGGCGCTGCCGTCGGACCGGGGACCGTTGACGCCGCCGTGGAGGTGTACTACGGCGGGCACGCCGCCGTGCTTGGGGATGGCGGCGGGGATCGTGGGGTCCCATGGGAGGATGTGGCGCTCGGGGAGGTGGTTTTCCCACGTCACGTTGAGCGGCACCCCCTGCAGCGCCTCGATGGCCGGACCGGGATAACTGGCTGCCCGGCGGCTCGTGCCGTACACGAACACCGTCGTCACCGGCAAATCCCGGTGGAATTTCTGCAGAGTTTGAACATCCTTTTTTTCATTTCGCTCCACATATTTTACTTATATTCCCTAAATACCACTACGATAATTAAAATATTCATCTTTGACTATTATTCAAAACTACgcacataaaataaaaaaattcgttataaattaatataaattattcATCGAGATTACCCATTTCTTCTCGTACATGCCGACGGTGAGAGCGATGGGCTTGGGCCGGCCGTCCTCAACGGCATACCCGTAGGTCTTGGGCATCGCCGGCAGCGGATCGACGTACTTCTTCAGCGAGCGAGCCACACGCTGGAGATATGCATCAGACACCGGAGGCGGCGCTCCTGTACTTCCGGCGACCTCTTCGCCGGAGATCATTAAGACGATCAGAACTGCTACCAGAAACTTAGCCGCCATCATTGATCGACCCTATAACCTACATCGAGAACATTAAATATTAATAACACACGCAAACAGAGATCGGGATCGAAGAGAAGGCCCTACCAACACCATGCGCGCAAAAAGTTTGTGGGAAATCTCTCACCCTGCAAAGAGCTTGGTCGAGGATGTGGCGAGCACACAGAAATGGACGTCCAGGGTTTTTGCAGCTAGTGGAGTTTGCCTTGTGGCAAATAATCACTTTCCTAATGCCATGTTAATCACGCACAGCTTAATTAATTATAAGTGGATTAGTTGTTAAAAGTTGAATTAAACTTGAATACATAAACCATAAATGTTTTATGTACATGAACCAAGTGAAATATGAATATTAATTCATGTATCTAGATAGAATAAGTTCACGATGATGTATGTTTCAACACAAAAGTCATTATACTAATTCATTTCTCTTCCAAGAAACCTAGCTTTTAAGAGCCCACCACTTTCCAATATTTAGTTACGTAAGTAATTAGGCTACAAATATACAGTAAATGATGAGAAATGCAGGCGGATGATTGGGATGAAATAAACCTTGAAGTTGATGGCAGGAAGCTTCTGCTTGTCCTTGTGCTTGTGCTTGTGCTGTGAATGGGGAAGGCACAAACCCTACGAGATATATAATTGTATTTAGTTAAATCCTCTTCATTAATTAATTTCTAGCGTGTTAATTCCAAAAGCAATATGCAAATTGCAAAGCCGGTCCATATGTACCCGTGCTCGACTTCATCATATAATTTTAGTCTTTGATCACGACGTCTAACCACCTCATACTGTGTTGAATTTAACATAATTAATGTTTTTCTCGTTCTAGATGGAAGTGGAAAAGTTGCACCTCTCCCAGTATATGAATTCAAAGAGAGTGGAAGAAGTTATGTTAGTTTGACTCGGTTTTAAGTTTAGCATGCAcgtatttataataaataattttttcagAGGAAAAATAGCAAGGAGTGAATCTATAGTTTATACACTGTTTTTTGACTTAAATATATGTTGATATTATTGATTTCTTGGAATAAGTTGCACCATCagctttattgttctcatttgcGCTCATCCCTTTCAGTGATACGTTGTGTTCAGTGCATTGTGTCATCAAGCATAAATTTGCTCCGTTGCCTCTAATAAATTAAGTCCCTAGTGTTCCACTTGAGTCGCCACTGCTTCCATCAAAAGACTCTTTGACACTCATATCCATTGGCCCTAAAATGCTTTGGCACATAAACGAAGCTTGAGCTTAGCTTGAATATCCACCTTGATAAACAAATTAAATGTGACATTATCAAGGGACCATAACTTATTGAGCTTGTGTCACAAGTGAGTCAAGATGAAGTACCTTGCATTTGCAATGAGATAAAATAGTATTGATTAGGCAAGATAAATATAATGTTTGGGTAAGATTCATATGATCAGTTTGTAAGACGAGTCTTGTTTACATGTTAGCTTCCAATGTATTTTTAGTAGGTAAATGacaaattttatgaaaaatatagatggaattaatatattaataataaatcaaataattatgATCGAATGATGAAGGAGCATCCTTTTGGAATTTATCCTAAACTATTTGTCTCTTGTAATTTAaaagcttttatcaaaatatacgaattgatcctgtctgaatgagAAGAAGATGATAAATTAGGCGAATT from Zingiber officinale cultivar Zhangliang chromosome 4A, Zo_v1.1, whole genome shotgun sequence includes the following:
- the LOC121973844 gene encoding multicopper oxidase LPR1 homolog 1-like, coding for MMAAKFLVAVLIVLMISGEEVAGSTGAPPPVSDAYLQRVARSLKKYVDPLPAMPKTYGYAVEDGRPKPIALTVGMYEKKWKFHRDLPVTTVFVYGTSRRAASYPGPAIEALQGVPLNVTWENHLPERHILPWDPTIPAAIPKHGGVPAVVHLHGGVNGPRSDGSAFAWFTSGFREAGPAWSEATYHYPNVQHPGNLWYHDHALGLTRANILAGLVGTYTIRNLPVETPFGLPSGRHFDRHLVISDRSFYEDGSLYMNYTGNVPSVHPEWQPEYFGEVIVVNGKAWPYLAVLRRKYRFRILNSSNARYFNLSLSDGLPFTVIGSDVTYHNKPVTAPSILIAPAEIYDVVIDFAKSETSAVRLTNSAPYPFPGGDPPNMHSSKIMKFVISPKKTADDSRIPAKLVDYPVANVKDAIKKRYIVLYEYQMASGEPTHLYINGKRLEDPATETPRPGSTEVWQVINLTEDNHPLHLHLATFQAARVRGLVALEAFKACMREKNDAVKCDVKKHATGPVTAVPEHERTWKNIVKIAPGSMTTIVVQFKLIDRDEPYPFDATGEPGYVYHCHILDHEDNVMIRPLILKY